The Burkholderia cepacia genomic interval GCGCGATCGCGCCCGAACCGGCCGCGATGGTGCGCGACGGCGGCGTGATCGCGCGCGGCTACGACGCCGAGCTCGACGAGCTGCGCGACATCTCGGAGAACTGCGGGCAGTTCCTGATCGATCTCGAAGCGCGCGAGCGCACGCGCACCGGCATCGCGAACCTGCGCGTCGAATACAACAAGGTGCACGGCTTCTACATCGAGGTTACGCGCGGCCAGACCGACAAGGTGCCCGACGACTATCGCCGGCGCCAGACGTTGAAGAATGCCGAGCGCTACATCACGCCCGAACTGAAGACTTTCGAGGACAAGGCGCTGTCCGCGCAGGAACGCGCGCTGGCGCGCGAGCGCGCGCTGTACGACGCCGTGCTGCAGGCACTGCTGCCGTTCATCCCCGAGTGCCAGCGCGTCGCATCGGCGCTCGCCGAACTCGACCTGCTCGCCGCATTCGCCGAACGCGCCCGCGCGCTCGACTGGGTCGCGCCTACCTTCACCGACGAGATCGGCATCGAAATCGAACAGGGCCGCCACCCGGTCGTCGAGGCACAGGTCGAACAGTTCATCGCGAACGACTGCCGGTTCGGCACCGAGCGCAAGCTGCTGCTGATCACCGGCCCGAACATGGGCGGTAAGTCGACGTTCATGCGGCAGACCGCGTTGATCGCGCTGATGGCTTACGTCGGCAGCTACGTGCCGGCCAGGTCGGCATGCTTCGGCCCGATCGACCGGATCTTCACGCGCATCGGCGCGGCGGACGATCTCGCGGGCGGCCGCTCGACGTTCATGGTCGAGATGACCGAAGCCGCGGCGATCCTCAACGACGCGACACCGCAAAGCCTCGTGCTGATGGACGAGATCGGCCGCGGCACGTCGACGTTCGACGGCCTCGCGCTCGCGTGGGCCATCGCGCGCCATCTGCTGGCGCACAACGCGTGCTACACGCTGTTCGCGACGCACTACTTCGAGCTGACGCAACTGCCGGCGGAATTTCCGCAAGCGGCCAACGTCCACCTGTCGGCCGTCGAGCACGGCCACGGCATCGTGTTCCTGCACGCGGTCAACGAAGGTCCGGCCAACCAGAGCTACGGCCTGCAGGTCGCACAGCTCGCAGGCGTTCCGGCGCCCGTGATCCGCGCCGCGCGCAAGCACCTCGCGTACCTCGAACAGCAGTCGGCGTCGCAGCACACGCCGCAGCTCGACCTGTTCAGCGCGCCGCCGGTGGCCGCCGACGATCTCGAATGCGCGGACGCGCCGGCCACCCCGAGCGCGCCCCACCCCGCGCTCGAAAAACTGCGCGACATCGATCCCGACGATCTCAAGCCGCGCGAGGCGCTCGACCTGCTGTACGAACTGCGCACGCTGGTCCGGTCGCACGATGCCGACGGGCACGCGTAAGCGCGCGGCGGCCGGCCGGCTCGTGCACGCAGCCGTCGCGCTCGCCGCGGCGGCTGCGCTCGCGCTTTCCGGCGCGCTC includes:
- the mutS gene encoding DNA mismatch repair protein MutS, yielding MMQQYLRIKADHPDTLVFYRMGDFYELFFEDAEKAARLLDLTLTQRGASAGTPIKMAGVPHHAVEQYLAKLVKMGESVAICEQIGDPATSKGPVERKVVRVVTPGTLTDAALLSDKNDVYLLAMCTGHNKRGVAVNVGLAWLNLASGALRLAEIEPEQLAAALERIRPAEILTPDGATDAVPAGAGASKRVPAWHFDIASGTQRLCDQLDVASLDGFGAHSLTSACGAAGALLLYAAATQGQQLRHVRSLKVENETEYIGLDPATRRNLELTETLRGTESPTLYSLLDTCCTTMGSRLLRHWLHHPPRASVAAQSRQQAIGALLDAPANASLDALRSALRQIADVERITGRLALLSARPRDLSSLRDTFAALPALRERISAIVANADALTRVDAALAPPAECLDLLTSAIAPEPAAMVRDGGVIARGYDAELDELRDISENCGQFLIDLEARERTRTGIANLRVEYNKVHGFYIEVTRGQTDKVPDDYRRRQTLKNAERYITPELKTFEDKALSAQERALARERALYDAVLQALLPFIPECQRVASALAELDLLAAFAERARALDWVAPTFTDEIGIEIEQGRHPVVEAQVEQFIANDCRFGTERKLLLITGPNMGGKSTFMRQTALIALMAYVGSYVPARSACFGPIDRIFTRIGAADDLAGGRSTFMVEMTEAAAILNDATPQSLVLMDEIGRGTSTFDGLALAWAIARHLLAHNACYTLFATHYFELTQLPAEFPQAANVHLSAVEHGHGIVFLHAVNEGPANQSYGLQVAQLAGVPAPVIRAARKHLAYLEQQSASQHTPQLDLFSAPPVAADDLECADAPATPSAPHPALEKLRDIDPDDLKPREALDLLYELRTLVRSHDADGHA